One Rhodothermales bacterium DNA segment encodes these proteins:
- the uvrC gene encoding excinuclease ABC subunit UvrC, with amino-acid sequence MKPTENTLLAEKLANLPARPGVYQHKDAGGQVLYVGKAKSLRSRVRSYFQESRPRDGRLDIMVRKIADIEIIVTDTEAEALILENNLIKKLKPRYNVNLRDDKTYPFICIKNEPFPRVFPTRRVHRDGSRYFGPYTDVKNMHLMLSTIRSLFKIRTCSLNLAPEPIAAGKYQVCLQYHIKKCLGPCVGEQTPASYNTTIQQIEKLLNGHTRELIRLLEDEMQRLAGLMKFEEAAALRDQVVALKKYSEKQRMVSQDFVDRDVFALAIDREINTACGVLFKVREGTVVGRQHKYLRQIEDRTDEELMQSLLEHYYTESTFFPEEVLVSVMPSEPEPLEELLRERRGKKVTIKAPERGDKAGLNRMVESNAQLLLDEYKLQKAKQEEGRIPHAVKTLQTDLHMSGLPRHIECFDISHLGGTGTVASCVVFEDGRPKKSAYRTFKIRSVEGKPDDFQSMYEVITRRYAKLVEENGPWPDLVVIDGGKGQLSSAAQALKEVDAYGKFTVVGLAKRLEEVFFPGDQESVMIPRTSASLQLLQRIRNEAHRFAVTFQRKQRATATLTTVLHDIPGVGEKTARKLLKTFGSVKRTREASFDELAGVVGKKTAEKVFGFLHAESQREQT; translated from the coding sequence GTGAAGCCGACGGAAAATACCCTGCTTGCCGAAAAGCTGGCCAATCTGCCGGCCCGGCCCGGCGTCTACCAGCACAAGGACGCCGGCGGGCAGGTGCTCTACGTGGGCAAGGCGAAAAGCCTCCGCAGCCGCGTGCGCTCGTATTTTCAGGAGAGCCGCCCCCGCGACGGCCGGCTGGACATCATGGTCCGCAAGATTGCGGACATCGAGATCATCGTCACGGACACCGAAGCCGAAGCGCTGATCCTCGAAAACAACCTGATCAAGAAGCTCAAGCCGCGCTACAACGTCAACCTCCGCGACGACAAGACCTACCCGTTCATCTGCATCAAGAACGAGCCGTTTCCGCGCGTCTTCCCCACACGCCGCGTCCACCGCGACGGTTCCAGATACTTCGGCCCGTACACCGACGTCAAGAACATGCACCTGATGCTCAGCACGATCCGGAGCCTGTTCAAGATCCGCACGTGCAGCCTCAACCTGGCGCCCGAGCCGATCGCCGCCGGCAAGTACCAGGTGTGCCTTCAGTATCACATCAAAAAATGCCTGGGCCCCTGCGTCGGGGAGCAAACGCCCGCGTCCTACAACACCACCATCCAGCAGATCGAAAAACTGCTCAACGGCCATACCCGCGAACTGATCCGGCTGCTGGAAGACGAAATGCAGCGTCTGGCCGGCCTGATGAAGTTCGAGGAGGCCGCCGCCCTGCGTGATCAGGTGGTGGCGCTGAAGAAGTACTCCGAGAAGCAGCGGATGGTGAGCCAGGACTTCGTCGACCGCGACGTCTTCGCGCTCGCCATCGATCGTGAAATCAACACGGCCTGCGGGGTGCTCTTCAAGGTGCGCGAGGGGACCGTCGTCGGCCGGCAGCACAAATACCTCCGCCAGATCGAGGACCGGACCGACGAGGAGCTGATGCAGTCGCTCCTGGAGCACTACTACACGGAGTCGACCTTTTTCCCCGAAGAAGTGCTCGTTTCGGTGATGCCCTCGGAGCCCGAGCCGCTCGAAGAGTTGCTGCGTGAGCGGCGGGGCAAAAAGGTGACGATTAAGGCGCCGGAGCGTGGCGACAAGGCCGGCCTGAACCGGATGGTCGAATCCAACGCCCAGCTGCTGCTCGACGAATACAAGCTGCAGAAAGCCAAGCAGGAAGAAGGACGCATCCCCCATGCCGTCAAGACGCTGCAGACCGACCTCCACATGAGCGGCCTCCCCCGCCACATCGAGTGTTTCGACATCTCGCACCTCGGCGGCACCGGCACCGTGGCCTCGTGCGTGGTGTTCGAGGACGGCCGGCCCAAGAAGAGCGCCTACCGCACCTTCAAGATCCGCAGCGTGGAGGGCAAACCGGACGACTTCCAGTCCATGTACGAGGTCATCACCCGGCGCTACGCCAAGCTGGTCGAGGAAAACGGCCCCTGGCCGGATCTGGTGGTCATCGACGGCGGAAAGGGCCAGTTGTCGAGCGCTGCGCAGGCCCTGAAAGAGGTGGACGCCTACGGGAAGTTCACGGTCGTCGGCCTCGCCAAACGCCTCGAGGAGGTCTTCTTCCCAGGGGATCAGGAAAGTGTGATGATTCCGCGGACAAGCGCCTCCCTCCAGCTCCTCCAGCGGATTCGCAACGAGGCGCACCGCTTCGCGGTGACGTTCCAGCGGAAGCAGCGGGCGACGGCCACCCTGACGACGGTGCTGCACGACATTCCGGGCGTGGGCGAAAAGACGGCGCGCAAGCTGCTGAAGACGTTCGGCTCTGTAAAACGGACGCGCGAGGCCAGCTTCGACGAACTCGCCGGCGTGGTGGGCAAAAAAACCGCCGAGAAGGTGTTCGGCTTTCTCCACGCCGAAAGCCAGAGGGAGCAGACCTAG
- a CDS encoding ATP-binding protein, producing the protein MLTSIRAVRSISAEDAARQLPLRLEGIITYCGARDRTYCFLQNGEDGIYLESPASTPPAGSKVVVTGTTVAGWFAPDVGPGAHVEVIGQAPLPPPSGRPIHYLFSGMEDSKRVEVEAVVARYTINDDPDDVLVPYGTRLKLMIGRETVYGYLNDTSVPEGLVGSVIRFRGVAGGVFNESRQLMGVNVFADDWTSVEFVHPGFSRMEDVPLTHMEGLMQFSSDEATPRYTRIAGVVTHIVPRGGFFLQEGRNGLLVLPVDSVALAVGDSVSAIGFARQGAVNPYLEDAQIMSFGSGRVEPEPIVVDLSRPLESNLDGHLVQIDAHLRESLAYGGGLILTLQHGDMTFDAEATDEEAVAVLGRLRPGSRLRMTGVATLHFLPRYDPQPNARPFTLALRTAGDVTVLAAGSWLTRELTLWIAGALVLVVAMFLIWNGTLRQRILVQTRTIRQQLMRVEELKEAAEQASIAKSAFLATMSHEIRTPMNGVIGMASLLAGTELDDEQRDYVETMASSGNALLGIINDILDFSKIEAGKIEIDLHEMELFDVVDEAADVIAPRAAERGLDFVVRIDPGTPRRIVGDSTRLRQVLINLLSNAVKFTSAGEIRLDVAPEPGTTDRIRFSVTDSGIGIPQSRIDQLFQPFSQVDATTTRRFGGTGLGLAISKRLVELMGGDIEVYSVEREGSTFTFTICAEVVALRDEQDRARRVMLDGRRLCLIDPVSSSREGFALFLGTFRLDVVGVSTIEEAAEAYGADRPDLILIDERAVEETGGALPAAWTGVPVILTTALDSQGPPVHGAIVLSKPVKLRRLLAALERAVEQLRPPAVSVQRDAGPRRILLASPNRIERKILGKFLSDLGYGFDEVEDLAEFVTLRRVGDYALAIVDEIWWKDLGSMPPSDKQLDYFVLGAAKDAPAIPRPVHLDALRTVLDAWQTGVHVG; encoded by the coding sequence GTGCTGACGAGCATCCGCGCGGTACGGAGCATTTCCGCGGAGGACGCGGCGCGGCAGCTGCCCTTGCGCCTCGAAGGCATCATCACCTACTGTGGGGCGCGCGACCGGACGTACTGCTTTCTCCAGAATGGGGAAGACGGCATTTATCTGGAAAGTCCGGCCTCCACGCCGCCGGCAGGCAGTAAGGTGGTGGTGACCGGCACGACGGTGGCCGGCTGGTTCGCGCCGGACGTCGGGCCGGGCGCCCACGTCGAGGTCATCGGCCAGGCTCCGCTCCCGCCGCCATCCGGCCGTCCCATCCACTATCTGTTTTCGGGGATGGAGGATTCGAAGCGGGTCGAAGTGGAGGCGGTCGTGGCGCGGTACACCATCAACGACGACCCCGATGACGTGCTCGTTCCGTACGGCACCCGCCTGAAACTGATGATCGGCCGGGAAACCGTATACGGCTATCTGAACGACACGTCGGTGCCCGAGGGGCTCGTAGGCTCGGTCATCCGCTTCCGCGGCGTCGCCGGCGGCGTCTTCAACGAGTCCCGCCAGCTCATGGGCGTCAATGTGTTCGCGGACGACTGGACGTCGGTGGAATTCGTTCATCCGGGGTTCAGCCGGATGGAGGACGTGCCGCTGACGCACATGGAGGGCCTGATGCAGTTTTCGTCCGACGAAGCGACCCCGCGCTACACGCGGATCGCCGGCGTCGTGACGCACATCGTACCCCGGGGCGGCTTCTTCCTGCAAGAGGGGCGCAACGGGCTGCTCGTGCTGCCGGTGGATTCGGTGGCGCTGGCCGTCGGCGACTCCGTGAGCGCCATCGGGTTTGCCCGACAGGGCGCCGTCAACCCGTATCTCGAGGATGCGCAGATCATGTCGTTCGGCTCAGGCCGCGTCGAACCGGAGCCGATCGTGGTCGATCTGAGCCGGCCGCTCGAATCGAACCTCGACGGCCATCTCGTGCAGATCGATGCCCATCTGAGGGAGAGCCTCGCCTACGGCGGCGGCCTGATCCTGACGTTGCAGCACGGCGACATGACGTTTGATGCCGAAGCCACCGACGAAGAAGCCGTGGCCGTCCTCGGCAGGCTGCGGCCCGGAAGCCGGCTCCGCATGACCGGCGTGGCGACGCTGCATTTCCTGCCGCGTTACGATCCCCAGCCCAATGCGCGTCCGTTTACCCTGGCGCTCCGCACGGCCGGCGACGTCACCGTCCTCGCCGCCGGCTCCTGGCTGACGCGTGAACTGACGCTCTGGATCGCCGGCGCGCTGGTGCTTGTCGTCGCCATGTTTCTCATCTGGAATGGTACCCTGCGGCAACGGATCCTCGTGCAGACGCGGACGATACGCCAGCAGCTCATGCGCGTGGAGGAACTGAAAGAGGCGGCCGAGCAGGCCAGCATCGCCAAGAGCGCCTTCCTGGCCACGATGAGCCACGAAATCCGCACCCCGATGAACGGCGTGATCGGCATGGCGAGTCTGCTCGCCGGCACCGAGCTGGACGATGAACAGCGCGACTATGTGGAGACCATGGCCAGCTCGGGCAATGCCCTGCTCGGTATCATCAACGACATCCTCGATTTTTCGAAGATCGAAGCCGGCAAGATCGAGATCGATCTCCACGAGATGGAGCTGTTCGATGTGGTGGACGAGGCGGCCGACGTGATCGCCCCGCGCGCGGCCGAGCGGGGGCTCGACTTTGTCGTCCGGATCGACCCGGGCACGCCTCGGCGGATCGTCGGCGATTCCACCCGATTGAGACAGGTGCTCATCAACCTGCTCTCCAATGCGGTGAAGTTCACCTCGGCCGGCGAGATCCGGCTCGATGTCGCACCGGAACCGGGCACCACGGACCGCATCCGTTTTTCGGTGACCGATTCGGGCATCGGCATACCGCAGAGCCGCATCGACCAGCTCTTTCAGCCCTTCAGCCAGGTCGACGCGACCACGACGCGACGTTTTGGGGGGACGGGCCTCGGCCTGGCCATCTCCAAACGGCTGGTCGAACTCATGGGAGGCGACATCGAGGTCTACAGCGTCGAGCGGGAAGGTTCCACGTTCACGTTTACCATCTGCGCGGAGGTCGTCGCACTGCGCGACGAGCAGGATCGGGCGCGCCGGGTCATGCTGGATGGGCGCCGGCTCTGCCTCATCGATCCCGTGTCGTCCAGCCGCGAGGGCTTCGCGTTGTTTCTGGGTACGTTCCGGCTCGATGTCGTGGGCGTGAGCACAATCGAGGAGGCCGCCGAAGCGTACGGCGCGGACCGGCCCGATCTGATCCTGATCGACGAGCGCGCCGTGGAGGAAACAGGAGGGGCGTTGCCGGCCGCGTGGACGGGTGTGCCGGTGATCCTTACCACCGCGCTGGACAGCCAGGGGCCGCCGGTGCATGGGGCCATCGTGCTGTCGAAGCCGGTCAAGTTGCGCCGGCTTCTCGCGGCCCTGGAACGGGCCGTCGAGCAGCTCCGCCCGCCGGCGGTGAGCGTGCAGCGTGATGCCGGGCCACGCCGGATCCTGCTGGCCAGCCCGAACCGGATCGAGCGGAAGATCCTCGGGAAATTTCTGTCGGATCTCGGGTACGGCTTCGATGAGGTCGAAGATCTGGCCGAGTTCGTCACGCTGCGCCGCGTCGGCGACTACGCGCTGGCGATCGTGGACGAGATCTGGTGGAAGGACCTCGGGTCGATGCCGCCGTCCGACAAACAGCTCGACTATTTCGTGCTGGGCGCCGCGAAGGACGCCCCCGCCATCCCCCGTCCCGTCCACCTCGATGCGTTGCGCACGGTGCTCGATGCGTGGCAGACCGGCGTGCACGTGGGGTAA
- a CDS encoding ATP-binding protein, whose product MRAHCTLFVCILAWQACCVALAQDQDASRALTTAAAIHALSMDEAATGRPIRLEGVVTFCGARDSWYCFVQDETDGIFLESPNRMPNVGSRVVVTGKTDAGWFTPQVAIGSRIDVVGPGRLPEPSDRPNLFLFAGLEDSRMVEVEAVVASIYVNPDTVLSTQFQGTLLRLALGQEMIIGNVNDRVVPDALLGAHVRIRAVAGGLFNEERQLTGIVLYIPGWHTIDIVHPGFQDLSQVPLSDIHDVGRYVDTATALFRRIEGVVTHRTAEGVYYVQDEHGGMRVEPNAWNTSVVQVGEYVEVVGIARKGRIAPYLVEGHLINHGAAARAPVPRSVSLEEPLESIVHSNLVRIEAVLESAIVGQGGASLVVRAGDTMADARLIDPSAADLDGLRPGSRVQLTGIAELTFLPRFDEQPTVRPLTLTLRTASDVVVVEAGSWWTRDRILGGAIALMVFIALVLVWSGTLHERIAVQTRTIRQQLDNMQELKFAAEQASIAKSAFLATMSHEIRTPMNGVIGMASLLESTELDEEQRDYVATMTASGHALLAIINDILDFSKIEAGKIEIDPHEADLLEVVEASMDTITHRVVEKGLELIVWIDPATPRRVMVDAMRLRQVVINLFSNAIKFTSRGSVQLRVEPEKENPRMLRFQVIDSGIGIPEDRIGHLFQAFNQVDSSTTRMYGGTGLGLAISRRLVELMGGEIGVSSVKGQGATFTFTVEAPALPGGDAGEEQLRAALNARRIVVIVPHPAGREAVACCLRAYGCELVAAASVEEALPAVDPGWADAVVIDERSLSGSDSQALRIGAPVIVLTGPATPRPALPGAVLVSRPVKSTRLLAALKEALTAPPEPPRILLGSPNTIERRILERFLSESGVLFELAEDLEAFDAARHAGDFALALVDEAWWRSLQTKPGKGRVQRYVVLGDAAGEAPSLPRPVRREALEGLLGGLAQNVPRTLV is encoded by the coding sequence ATGCGTGCACATTGCACCCTTTTCGTATGTATTCTGGCGTGGCAGGCATGTTGCGTCGCGCTGGCGCAGGATCAGGACGCATCGCGCGCGCTGACGACCGCCGCGGCCATCCATGCGCTTTCCATGGACGAGGCGGCCACCGGACGGCCGATCCGCCTGGAGGGCGTCGTCACGTTTTGCGGCGCACGCGATAGCTGGTACTGTTTCGTGCAGGACGAGACGGACGGGATCTTTCTCGAAAGTCCCAATCGGATGCCGAACGTCGGGAGCCGCGTGGTGGTTACGGGAAAGACCGATGCCGGCTGGTTCACGCCACAGGTGGCGATTGGAAGCCGGATCGACGTCGTGGGGCCCGGGAGATTGCCCGAGCCGTCGGATCGCCCCAATCTGTTTCTCTTCGCCGGCCTGGAGGATTCCCGGATGGTGGAGGTGGAGGCCGTCGTCGCCAGCATCTACGTCAATCCGGACACCGTGCTGAGCACCCAGTTTCAGGGTACGCTGCTTCGGCTGGCTCTCGGGCAGGAAATGATCATCGGCAATGTCAACGACCGTGTGGTTCCCGATGCCCTGCTGGGGGCGCACGTGCGGATCCGCGCGGTGGCCGGCGGGCTCTTCAACGAAGAGCGGCAGCTTACCGGAATCGTCCTGTATATCCCGGGCTGGCATACCATCGACATCGTGCATCCGGGTTTTCAAGATCTGTCCCAGGTGCCGCTGTCGGATATACACGATGTCGGACGCTATGTGGATACGGCGACCGCCCTGTTTCGGCGCATCGAAGGCGTTGTGACGCACCGGACAGCCGAAGGCGTCTATTATGTGCAGGATGAACACGGCGGCATGAGGGTGGAGCCGAATGCGTGGAATACGTCGGTGGTGCAGGTCGGGGAATATGTCGAGGTAGTCGGCATAGCGCGCAAGGGACGCATCGCACCCTATCTGGTCGAGGGACACCTGATCAACCATGGCGCTGCAGCCAGGGCGCCTGTTCCTCGATCCGTATCCCTGGAGGAGCCGCTTGAGTCCATCGTACACAGTAACCTCGTGCGCATCGAAGCCGTGCTGGAAAGCGCCATCGTCGGTCAGGGCGGCGCGTCGCTCGTTGTCAGGGCGGGCGACACCATGGCGGATGCCCGGTTGATCGATCCCTCGGCAGCGGACCTGGACGGACTCCGACCTGGAAGCCGCGTACAACTCACGGGCATCGCCGAACTCACGTTTTTGCCCCGGTTCGACGAACAGCCGACCGTTCGCCCATTGACCCTCACGTTGCGGACAGCCTCCGATGTCGTGGTCGTCGAGGCGGGAAGCTGGTGGACGCGGGACCGTATCCTCGGCGGCGCCATAGCGCTCATGGTGTTCATCGCCCTGGTGCTCGTATGGTCGGGCACGCTGCATGAGCGGATCGCCGTACAGACGCGGACGATACGACAACAGCTCGACAACATGCAGGAGCTAAAGTTCGCCGCGGAACAGGCGAGCATCGCCAAGAGCGCCTTCCTGGCCACGATGAGCCATGAAATACGCACCCCCATGAACGGCGTCATCGGGATGGCCAGTCTGCTCGAAAGCACTGAACTGGATGAGGAGCAACGCGACTATGTCGCCACGATGACGGCATCGGGGCATGCGCTGCTTGCCATCATCAACGACATCCTGGACTTTTCGAAGATCGAAGCCGGCAAGATCGAGATCGATCCGCACGAGGCGGATTTGCTCGAAGTCGTCGAGGCGTCGATGGACACGATTACGCATCGCGTGGTCGAAAAAGGGCTGGAGCTCATCGTATGGATCGACCCGGCCACGCCGCGCAGGGTGATGGTGGATGCGATGCGGCTCCGGCAGGTCGTGATCAATCTATTCTCGAACGCCATCAAATTCACCTCCAGGGGCTCCGTTCAGCTCCGGGTCGAGCCCGAAAAGGAGAATCCCCGGATGCTGCGTTTCCAGGTGATCGACTCCGGCATCGGCATCCCGGAAGATCGGATCGGCCATCTCTTCCAGGCCTTCAATCAGGTCGATTCATCGACGACGCGGATGTACGGAGGGACGGGCCTGGGGTTGGCGATATCGCGGCGGCTGGTCGAATTGATGGGCGGCGAGATCGGCGTATCGAGCGTGAAAGGCCAGGGGGCCACCTTCACCTTCACCGTCGAGGCGCCGGCGCTTCCGGGGGGTGACGCCGGGGAAGAACAGCTCCGCGCGGCGTTGAACGCCCGCCGGATCGTCGTGATCGTGCCGCACCCGGCCGGCCGCGAAGCCGTGGCGTGTTGTCTTCGGGCCTATGGCTGTGAACTGGTCGCCGCGGCGTCCGTGGAAGAGGCGCTGCCTGCTGTGGATCCGGGATGGGCCGACGCGGTGGTGATCGACGAGCGGTCGCTATCTGGATCCGACAGCCAGGCGCTACGGATCGGTGCGCCGGTGATCGTCTTGACCGGGCCCGCCACGCCCCGGCCGGCACTCCCCGGGGCTGTCCTGGTGTCTCGGCCGGTGAAGTCCACCCGGCTGCTTGCGGCGTTGAAGGAGGCGCTGACGGCGCCCCCCGAACCTCCGCGGATCCTGCTGGGCAGCCCGAACACGATCGAACGCCGCATCCTGGAGCGTTTTCTTTCTGAAAGCGGCGTCCTGTTCGAGTTGGCGGAGGACCTGGAGGCCTTCGATGCGGCGCGTCACGCCGGCGACTTTGCCCTCGCCCTCGTCGACGAAGCCTGGTGGCGGAGCCTGCAGACGAAGCCCGGGAAAGGGCGCGTTCAGCGGTACGTCGTGCTGGGCGATGCGGCCGGCGAGGCGCCGTCGTTGCCACGGCCGGTCCGCCGCGAAGCGCTGGAGGGCCTGCTGGGCGGGCTCGCGCAAAACGTCCCGCGCACCCTGGTGTGA
- the eno gene encoding phosphopyruvate hydratase (catalyzes the formation of phosphoenolpyruvate from 2-phospho-D-glycerate in glycolysis) — translation MPVIQQLEGFEILDSRGRPTVSARCVLASGAVGQASVPSGASSGAAEAHEWRDGDPSRYGGLGCRQAALHIDTDLAGALIGHELADQADLDTRLIALDGTPNKGRLGANALLAVSIAFCRAEAAERRLPLFVHLADRAGSEPALPRLTINLFSGGLHAGGQVPIQDTLVVPVSAGSIDDGLAMTYAVYQAAARLAKARYGYRLLRADEGGLAPPFPGAEAMFDMAVEAIEAAGLRPGADMALAIDVAASHFYADGRYALGGAPRDSDAMIETVAGWVDAYPIVSVEDGLAEEDWSSWPLLHDRLRHRARTVGDDLLCTNPTRIARAIAIGAADTLLLKVNQIGTLTEAAEARRLAREAGWQVTVSARSGETEDNWLADLAVGWAGNQIKIGSITQSERLSKYNRLLEIERLGSLGMEAWPG, via the coding sequence ATGCCCGTAATTCAGCAACTGGAAGGGTTCGAAATTCTGGACAGCCGCGGCCGGCCGACGGTCAGCGCGCGCTGCGTGCTAGCGAGCGGGGCGGTGGGGCAGGCCTCGGTGCCTTCCGGCGCGTCGAGCGGCGCCGCGGAAGCCCATGAATGGCGGGACGGCGACCCGTCGCGGTATGGCGGTCTCGGGTGCCGGCAGGCGGCGCTTCACATCGACACCGACCTCGCCGGCGCGCTCATAGGGCACGAGCTGGCCGATCAGGCTGATCTCGACACGCGCCTCATCGCGCTGGACGGCACGCCGAACAAGGGGCGCCTTGGGGCGAACGCGCTACTCGCCGTATCCATCGCTTTCTGCCGGGCCGAGGCCGCCGAGCGCCGGCTGCCGCTGTTCGTCCATCTGGCCGACCGCGCAGGGAGCGAGCCGGCGCTGCCGCGGCTGACCATCAACCTGTTCAGCGGGGGATTGCACGCCGGCGGCCAGGTGCCCATCCAGGATACGCTGGTGGTGCCGGTGAGCGCCGGGAGCATCGACGACGGGCTGGCGATGACCTACGCCGTCTACCAGGCGGCGGCGCGGCTGGCGAAGGCGCGTTACGGCTACCGGCTCCTCCGCGCCGACGAGGGCGGGCTCGCGCCGCCGTTTCCCGGCGCCGAGGCGATGTTTGACATGGCAGTGGAGGCCATCGAGGCCGCCGGTCTGCGTCCGGGCGCCGATATGGCGCTGGCCATCGACGTGGCGGCGAGCCATTTTTATGCGGATGGCCGGTACGCGCTCGGCGGGGCGCCGCGGGACAGCGACGCGATGATCGAGACCGTGGCCGGCTGGGTGGATGCCTATCCCATCGTCAGCGTCGAGGACGGGCTGGCCGAAGAGGACTGGTCAAGTTGGCCGTTATTGCACGATCGGCTCCGGCATCGGGCGCGAACGGTGGGGGACGATCTGCTGTGCACCAACCCGACCCGCATCGCCCGCGCTATCGCCATCGGTGCAGCCGACACCTTGCTGCTGAAAGTGAACCAGATCGGGACCCTCACCGAAGCGGCCGAGGCGCGCCGGCTCGCCCGCGAAGCCGGCTGGCAGGTGACGGTCAGCGCCCGCAGCGGCGAAACGGAAGACAACTGGTTGGCCGACCTGGCCGTCGGATGGGCAGGAAATCAGATCAAGATCGGCTCGATCACGCAGTCGGAACGACTATCCAAATACAATCGCCTTCTTGAAATCGAACGCCTGGGATCGTTGGGCATGGAAGCGTGGCCCGGGTGA
- a CDS encoding aminoglycoside phosphotransferase family protein, with product MDIEDPDQLAAYLRARGDAAAGAPFRVRTLAGGVSNKTVWVERPDGAHWVLKQALPKLRVKDDWFSDPARIHREAEGMRVLAGLAPAGVILPFLFDDPAHHVLAMAAAPEPHRNWKDLLLAGQVDLDLVDQFGRILGCLHARFDEAAYPGDGMLRDRSFFETLRLEPYYGASAERVPESAAFLASLMQDTRRTALTVVHGDYSPKNVLVHAGRLILLDHEVIHVGDPAFDVGFALTHLLSKARHLEPHRAAFGEAARRFWRRYHAEVSGKDGYDGVESRAVRHTLGCLLARVVGRSPLEYLSDRERVNQRAAVVGVMQDPPARIDALIDLMLAQMTPCP from the coding sequence ATGGATATCGAGGATCCGGATCAGCTGGCGGCGTATCTGCGGGCCCGTGGGGACGCGGCGGCCGGCGCGCCGTTCCGTGTGCGGACGCTCGCCGGCGGGGTCTCGAACAAAACCGTCTGGGTGGAACGCCCCGATGGAGCCCACTGGGTCCTCAAGCAGGCGCTCCCGAAGCTCCGGGTGAAGGACGACTGGTTCAGCGATCCGGCCCGCATCCACCGGGAGGCGGAAGGGATGCGCGTTCTGGCCGGCCTGGCGCCGGCGGGTGTCATCCTGCCGTTTCTTTTTGACGACCCCGCGCATCACGTCCTCGCCATGGCGGCGGCGCCCGAGCCCCACCGCAACTGGAAGGACTTGCTGCTCGCCGGCCAGGTAGATCTGGACCTCGTCGATCAGTTCGGGCGCATCCTCGGATGCCTGCACGCCCGGTTCGATGAAGCCGCCTACCCGGGCGATGGGATGCTCCGCGATCGATCTTTTTTTGAAACGCTCCGGCTCGAGCCCTATTACGGGGCGTCGGCGGAGCGTGTCCCGGAGTCCGCGGCGTTTCTCGCGTCGTTGATGCAGGACACGCGGCGCACGGCGCTGACGGTGGTGCATGGCGACTACAGCCCCAAAAACGTGCTGGTCCACGCCGGCCGGCTCATCCTGCTCGACCATGAGGTCATCCATGTCGGCGACCCCGCCTTCGATGTGGGCTTTGCGCTCACGCACCTTCTGAGCAAGGCGCGTCACCTGGAGCCGCATCGCGCGGCGTTCGGCGAAGCGGCCCGTCGGTTCTGGCGCCGATACCACGCGGAGGTGAGCGGCAAGGACGGGTACGACGGGGTCGAGTCCCGCGCCGTCCGCCATACCCTCGGTTGCCTGCTGGCGCGGGTCGTCGGGCGGTCGCCGCTCGAATACCTGTCGGACCGCGAACGCGTGAACCAGCGCGCCGCGGTGGTCGGGGTGATGCAGGACCCGCCCGCCCGTATCGATGCCTTGATCGACCTCATGTTAGCGCAGATGACGCCATGCCCGTAA
- a CDS encoding phosphoenolpyruvate hydrolase family protein, which translates to MPFIPYNECLRRLRHEVASGRPIIGTGAGTGISAKFAERGGVDLIIIYNSGRYRMAGRGSAAGILAYGDANAIVVDMAGEVLPVVKNTPVLAGVNGTDPFRMMPVFLKQIKEMGFDGVQNFPTVGVIDGNFRQILEETGMSYDLEVEMVRIAHDMELLTCPYVFDVEQVEKMVDAGADVLVTHMNTTVKGSIGVKTTAPSLDEAVVRIQEMCDRAKALRPDIIVLCHGGPLGEPEDVQYVLDRTTGVEGFFGASSVERLATEVAIENQAARFKAIKV; encoded by the coding sequence ATGCCTTTCATCCCCTACAACGAATGTCTCCGCCGGCTGCGGCATGAGGTGGCCTCCGGGCGGCCAATCATTGGAACGGGCGCCGGCACCGGCATCTCCGCGAAGTTCGCGGAGCGCGGCGGTGTGGATCTCATCATCATCTACAATTCGGGCCGGTACCGGATGGCGGGACGCGGGTCGGCGGCCGGCATTCTGGCGTATGGCGATGCCAACGCGATCGTGGTGGATATGGCCGGCGAGGTGCTCCCCGTGGTCAAAAACACCCCGGTGCTCGCCGGCGTGAACGGCACGGATCCGTTCCGGATGATGCCGGTCTTTCTGAAGCAGATCAAGGAGATGGGCTTCGATGGCGTGCAGAATTTCCCGACCGTCGGCGTGATCGACGGCAATTTTCGCCAGATCCTGGAGGAGACGGGGATGAGCTACGACCTTGAGGTCGAGATGGTGCGGATCGCGCACGACATGGAGCTGTTGACCTGTCCGTATGTGTTCGACGTGGAGCAGGTGGAGAAGATGGTCGACGCCGGCGCCGACGTGCTCGTGACCCACATGAACACGACGGTGAAGGGGTCGATCGGCGTGAAGACGACCGCCCCGTCGCTGGATGAAGCCGTGGTGCGCATCCAGGAGATGTGCGACCGCGCCAAGGCGCTGCGCCCGGACATCATCGTCCTCTGTCATGGCGGGCCGCTCGGGGAGCCGGAAGACGTGCAGTACGTGCTGGACCGGACGACCGGCGTCGAAGGGTTTTTTGGCGCATCCAGTGTGGAACGGCTGGCGACGGAGGTGGCGATCGAGAACCAGGCCGCACGGTTCAAGGCGATCAAGGTCTGA